From Streptomyces fungicidicus, one genomic window encodes:
- a CDS encoding YkvA family protein produces METTTVVLIVAAVLAAAVLAGAVAVLVRLVRTRRELRHAGLPTGPRWVFWGAVLYLVLPADLLPDPVYLDDMGVLLLALRTMRGSSGARAPGAALGKHGRQPADDYAP; encoded by the coding sequence CCGCGGTCCTGGCGGCCGCGGTGCTGGCCGGCGCCGTCGCCGTGCTGGTCCGACTGGTCCGCACCCGGCGTGAGTTGCGTCACGCGGGGCTGCCCACCGGGCCCCGCTGGGTGTTCTGGGGCGCGGTCCTCTACCTCGTGCTGCCGGCCGATCTGCTGCCCGATCCGGTGTACCTGGACGACATGGGCGTACTTCTGCTCGCACTGCGCACCATGCGGGGTTCCTCCGGCGCCCGGGCCCCCGGAGCGGCCCTCGGCAAGCACGGTCGGCAACCCGCCGACGATTACGCTCCGTGA
- the tgmA gene encoding putative ATP-grasp-modified RiPP, protein MQPFALNYARPAVELAVATPYAYDSGLQLNVLGDGRIAACDHALLREVGTTTSTAGSKTHFDD, encoded by the coding sequence ATGCAACCGTTCGCGCTCAACTACGCACGTCCGGCGGTGGAGTTGGCCGTTGCCACTCCGTACGCGTATGACTCCGGACTGCAGTTGAACGTACTCGGCGACGGACGGATCGCGGCCTGCGACCACGCACTGTTGCGCGAGGTGGGGACGACGACGTCCACCGCGGGCTCCAAGACCCACTTCGACGACTGA
- the tgmB gene encoding ATP-grasp ribosomal peptide maturase → MTVLILTSEEDVTADMVVVHLNGSGVPVVRLDPADLTGGVSLSGEYVHGRFRGHLSTGGRLVSLGGLRSVWVRRPGTPAGHAAQPSAWLTEEASQALYGMLRGCDARWMNHPDAARQARHKPWQLRLAQRCGLPVPATVITTFPRAAREFAERFPDLVVKPVSGAHPQDPPRAVPTSRVAPDTDFSAVAFGPTLLQRRIAKRADIRLTVVGERLLAARKATAPDADPKEVDVRFAAPGSPWEPAGVPPRIADAVRTYLRRAELAYGAFDFAEDSDGTWWFLECNQSGQFGFVEVETGQPIARAIAEWLSRPIPDGPSKLDEAGSTVR, encoded by the coding sequence ATGACCGTCCTGATCCTCACCAGTGAGGAGGACGTGACCGCCGACATGGTGGTCGTCCATCTGAACGGCTCCGGTGTGCCGGTGGTGCGCCTCGACCCCGCCGATCTGACCGGGGGCGTCTCGCTGTCCGGCGAGTATGTGCACGGCCGCTTCCGCGGCCATCTGTCCACCGGCGGCCGGCTGGTGAGCCTCGGCGGCCTGCGGTCGGTGTGGGTGCGCCGGCCCGGCACCCCGGCCGGACACGCGGCACAGCCGTCGGCGTGGCTGACCGAGGAGGCCTCGCAGGCCCTCTACGGCATGCTGCGCGGCTGCGACGCGCGCTGGATGAACCATCCGGACGCGGCCCGGCAGGCCCGGCACAAGCCGTGGCAGCTGCGCCTGGCCCAGCGCTGCGGCCTGCCCGTGCCGGCGACGGTGATCACCACGTTCCCGCGGGCCGCGCGGGAGTTCGCCGAACGCTTCCCGGACCTGGTGGTCAAGCCGGTGTCGGGGGCGCATCCGCAGGATCCGCCGCGGGCCGTGCCGACCAGCCGGGTGGCGCCGGACACGGACTTCTCGGCGGTCGCCTTCGGGCCGACGCTGCTGCAGCGCCGGATCGCCAAGCGGGCCGACATCCGGCTCACCGTGGTGGGCGAGCGGCTGCTCGCGGCCCGCAAGGCGACGGCGCCGGACGCCGATCCGAAGGAGGTGGACGTGCGTTTCGCCGCCCCCGGGTCGCCCTGGGAGCCGGCCGGGGTCCCGCCGCGCATCGCGGACGCCGTCCGCACCTATCTGCGCCGGGCCGAACTGGCGTACGGCGCGTTTGACTTCGCCGAGGACTCCGACGGGACGTGGTGGTTCCTCGAGTGCAACCAGTCGGGGCAGTTCGGGTTCGTGGAGGTGGAGACGGGACAGCCCATCGCCCGGGCCATCGCCGAGTGGCTCTCCCGTCCCATACCCGACGGCCCCTCGAAGCTCGACGAGGCCGGCAGCACGGTGCGGTGA
- a CDS encoding GlxA family transcriptional regulator: MHSVTILALDGVIPFDMAAPMQVFDQTRLPDGRRPYRVRLCAERPEVRADGGFTLRVDRGLEALADADTVVVPGRAEGSPPPSPAVLAALREAAGAGTRIASVCVGAFVLAEAGLLDGLRATTHWVAAGLLARSFPEVDVRPDVLYVDNGRILTSAGAAAALDMCLHMIRSDLGSAVAADAARMSVMPLEREGGQAQFIVHEHPPVPRGSDLEPLLDWIGDNLAHEVTLGAMAARAGMSERTFSRRFREQTGTTPLQWLLRARVRRAQYLLENSDHTVERIAQQAGFGSPTAFRERFRKVVGTTPHAYRSTFSGRRAVPAAGG, translated from the coding sequence ATGCACTCCGTGACGATTCTGGCGCTCGACGGGGTGATCCCCTTCGACATGGCCGCCCCGATGCAGGTCTTCGACCAAACGCGACTGCCGGACGGCCGGCGCCCCTACCGGGTACGGCTCTGCGCGGAGCGGCCCGAGGTGCGCGCGGACGGCGGTTTCACCCTGCGCGTCGACCGCGGACTGGAAGCCCTGGCGGACGCCGACACGGTCGTCGTCCCCGGCCGCGCCGAAGGGTCGCCGCCGCCCTCGCCGGCCGTGCTCGCGGCGCTGCGCGAGGCGGCCGGGGCGGGCACCCGGATCGCGTCGGTGTGCGTGGGCGCGTTCGTGCTGGCGGAGGCGGGGCTGCTGGACGGTCTGCGCGCCACCACGCACTGGGTGGCGGCCGGCCTGCTGGCCCGGTCCTTCCCGGAGGTCGACGTGCGGCCGGACGTGCTCTACGTCGACAACGGCCGGATCCTCACCTCGGCCGGAGCCGCCGCCGCGCTGGACATGTGCCTGCACATGATCCGCAGCGACCTGGGCTCGGCCGTCGCCGCGGACGCCGCCCGGATGTCGGTGATGCCGCTGGAGCGGGAGGGCGGCCAGGCACAGTTCATCGTGCACGAGCACCCTCCGGTGCCCCGCGGCTCGGACCTCGAGCCGCTGCTGGACTGGATCGGGGACAACCTGGCGCACGAGGTCACGCTCGGGGCGATGGCGGCACGGGCCGGCATGAGCGAGCGCACCTTCAGCCGTCGCTTCCGCGAGCAGACGGGCACCACACCCCTGCAGTGGCTGCTGCGGGCACGGGTGCGGCGTGCGCAGTACCTGCTGGAGAACAGCGACCACACGGTCGAACGGATCGCCCAGCAGGCGGGGTTCGGGTCGCCGACGGCGTTCCGCGAGCGGTTCCGCAAGGTGGTCGGCACCACTCCGCACGCCTACCGCTCGACGTTCAGCGGGCGGCGCGCCGTCCCCGCGGCCGGCGGGTGA
- a CDS encoding DUF5133 domain-containing protein gives MLAPDPKVVRELLTRYATLRIAQAERFSPAAARELEDVGRTLVAMTGASGVHEAVALADALLDQARRAPGRAPGAEGESGLSLAV, from the coding sequence GTGCTCGCACCGGATCCGAAGGTCGTCAGAGAGCTGCTGACGCGGTACGCTACGCTGCGGATAGCTCAGGCGGAACGGTTCTCGCCGGCGGCCGCGCGCGAACTGGAGGACGTCGGCCGCACGCTCGTCGCCATGACGGGGGCGTCCGGCGTCCATGAGGCCGTCGCCCTGGCGGACGCCCTGCTCGACCAGGCGCGCCGCGCGCCCGGCCGGGCACCCGGGGCCGAGGGGGAGAGCGGCCTGTCGCTGGCGGTCTGA
- a CDS encoding ABC transporter ATP-binding protein, with the protein MASSLERPLDHRYRGEHPIRTLAYLFRADRGRLAAAVGVFTFKHSPVWLLPLITASIIDTVVQHRPISQLWTSTGVIMFILLVNYPLHLLYVRLLYGSVRRMGTTLRSALCTRMQQLSIGYHSRVSAGVLQAKVVRDVETVEQMVQQTAETGLGALTVLTGGLVIIAIRTPEFLPVFLIVVPAAALLVARLRARLRTHNEHFRHEVETLSSRVTEMTRLIPVTRAHGLEGKALRRMNGTLNRLLSSGNRLDLVNGRFGSLAWVVLNVVGVCVLAGAALISYYGVWGVSAGDVVMLSAFLTTLTNSTTTLAGLAPVITKGLESVRSVGEVLQAPELEDNEGKAEVGGLRGAITFEGVGHAYESDGRPAVRDFTLDVAPGETIALVGASGAGKSTVLNLVIGFIRPTSGRLLLDGADMNSLDLRTYRRFLSVVPQESILFDGTIRENVAYGMDDADEETVRAALRDANALEFVDRLPQGLDTLVGERGARLSGGQRQRLAIARALIRDPKVLVLDEATSALDTRSEALVQEALARLLRGRTTFVVAHRLSTVRGADRIVVMADGRIQEIGTHEDLLRRGGAYTALHSGQVA; encoded by the coding sequence ATGGCGTCGTCGCTGGAAAGACCGCTCGACCACCGCTACCGCGGCGAGCACCCGATCCGCACCCTCGCCTATCTGTTCCGCGCCGACCGCGGCCGGCTGGCCGCCGCCGTCGGCGTCTTCACGTTCAAGCACAGCCCGGTCTGGCTGCTGCCGCTGATCACCGCGTCGATCATCGACACGGTCGTGCAGCACCGGCCGATCTCACAACTGTGGACCAGCACCGGCGTCATCATGTTCATCCTGCTGGTCAACTACCCGCTGCACCTGCTGTACGTCCGGCTGCTCTACGGCAGCGTCCGCCGCATGGGCACCACCCTGCGCTCCGCGCTGTGCACCCGTATGCAGCAGCTCTCCATCGGCTACCACTCCCGCGTCAGCGCCGGTGTGCTCCAGGCCAAGGTCGTCCGGGACGTCGAGACCGTCGAACAGATGGTCCAGCAGACCGCTGAGACCGGGCTCGGCGCGCTCACCGTGCTCACCGGGGGGCTCGTCATCATCGCGATCCGCACCCCCGAGTTCCTGCCGGTCTTCCTGATCGTGGTCCCCGCCGCCGCCCTGCTCGTCGCCCGGCTGCGGGCCCGGCTGCGCACCCACAACGAGCACTTCCGCCACGAGGTGGAGACGCTGTCGTCCCGGGTGACCGAGATGACCCGGCTCATCCCCGTCACCCGCGCCCACGGTCTGGAGGGCAAGGCGCTGCGCCGGATGAACGGCACCCTGAACCGGCTGCTCAGCTCCGGAAACCGCCTGGACCTGGTCAACGGCCGGTTCGGCTCGCTGGCCTGGGTCGTCCTCAACGTCGTCGGCGTCTGCGTGCTGGCCGGGGCGGCCCTCATCTCGTACTACGGCGTCTGGGGCGTCTCGGCCGGCGACGTCGTGATGCTCAGCGCCTTCCTGACCACGCTCACCAACTCCACGACCACGCTGGCGGGGCTCGCCCCCGTCATCACCAAGGGGCTGGAGTCCGTGCGCTCGGTCGGCGAGGTCCTCCAGGCCCCCGAACTGGAGGACAACGAGGGCAAGGCGGAGGTCGGCGGACTGCGCGGCGCGATCACCTTCGAGGGCGTCGGCCACGCGTACGAGAGCGACGGACGCCCCGCGGTGCGGGACTTCACCCTCGACGTCGCCCCGGGCGAGACCATCGCGCTCGTCGGCGCCTCGGGCGCGGGCAAGTCGACGGTGCTCAACCTCGTCATCGGTTTCATCCGCCCGACCTCGGGCCGGCTGCTGCTCGACGGCGCCGACATGAACAGCCTCGACCTGCGCACCTACCGGCGCTTCCTGTCGGTGGTGCCGCAGGAGTCGATCCTGTTCGACGGCACCATCAGGGAGAACGTCGCCTACGGCATGGACGACGCGGACGAGGAGACGGTGCGGGCAGCGCTGCGCGACGCCAACGCCCTGGAGTTCGTCGACCGGCTGCCCCAGGGCCTCGACACCCTCGTAGGGGAACGCGGCGCCCGGCTGTCCGGCGGGCAGCGCCAGCGCCTGGCCATCGCCCGCGCGCTGATCCGGGACCCCAAGGTGCTGGTCCTGGACGAGGCGACCTCGGCGCTGGACACCCGCTCGGAGGCACTGGTGCAGGAGGCCCTCGCCCGGCTGCTGCGCGGCCGCACCACCTTCGTCGTGGCGCACCGGCTGTCCACCGTGCGCGGCGCCGACCGGATCGTGGTGATGGCGGACGGCCGCATCCAGGAGATCGGCACCCACGAGGACCTGCTGCGCCGGGGCGGGGCGTACACGGCGCTGCACAGCGGGCAGGTCGCCTGA
- a CDS encoding aldo/keto reductase, whose protein sequence is MNTRRIGEVEVGAVGLGAMPMSIEGRPDEARSLATLHAALDAGVTLIDTADSYHLHADEVGHNEALIAKALASHERGGDVLVATKGGHLRPGDGSWTQDGSPEHLKRACEASLRRLGVEAIGLYQFHRPDPRVPYAESVGALRELLDEGKIRMAGVSNAGPEQIRQAGEILGGGLVSVQNKFSPAFRSSEPELRLCDELGIAFLPYSPFGGIARAGGLASDHAPFARIARAHGVSAYQVCLAWMLARSPVVVPIPGASRPESVRDSAGAAGLVLTAGDIAELDAG, encoded by the coding sequence ATGAACACCCGCCGTATCGGTGAGGTCGAGGTCGGCGCCGTCGGGCTGGGCGCGATGCCCATGTCGATCGAAGGGCGCCCGGACGAGGCCCGCTCCCTGGCCACCCTGCACGCCGCGCTGGACGCCGGTGTCACACTGATCGACACCGCCGACTCCTACCATCTGCACGCCGACGAGGTCGGCCACAACGAGGCCCTGATCGCCAAGGCGCTCGCCTCCCACGAGCGGGGCGGCGACGTCCTGGTCGCCACCAAGGGCGGTCATCTGCGCCCCGGGGACGGCAGCTGGACGCAGGACGGCAGCCCCGAACACCTGAAGCGGGCGTGCGAGGCGTCGCTGCGCCGGCTCGGCGTGGAGGCCATCGGGCTCTACCAGTTCCACCGCCCCGATCCCCGGGTCCCGTACGCCGAGTCCGTCGGCGCGCTGCGCGAGCTGCTGGACGAGGGCAAGATCCGCATGGCCGGCGTCTCCAACGCCGGCCCGGAGCAGATCCGGCAGGCCGGCGAGATCCTCGGCGGCGGGCTGGTCTCCGTGCAGAACAAGTTCTCCCCGGCCTTCCGCTCCAGCGAGCCGGAGCTGCGGCTGTGCGACGAGCTCGGCATCGCGTTCCTGCCCTACAGCCCGTTCGGCGGCATCGCCCGGGCCGGTGGACTCGCCTCCGACCACGCCCCGTTCGCGCGGATCGCCCGGGCGCACGGGGTGAGCGCGTACCAGGTGTGCCTGGCGTGGATGCTCGCCAGGTCGCCGGTCGTCGTGCCCATTCCGGGGGCGAGCCGGCCGGAGTCGGTCCGTGACTCCGCGGGCGCCGCCGGTCTCGTCCTGACGGCCGGGGACATCGCGGAGCTGGACGCCGGCTGA
- a CDS encoding VOC family protein, with protein sequence MASLLNPYLSFDGNARQALEFYKEVFGGELRLNTYGDFGQAGAGHADKIMHAMLASPAGHTLMGADMPPGMSHAPGNNFAVSLSGDDESALRGYWEKLSDGGSVAVPLEKQMWGDVFGMCTDRFGIPWMVDITRSEG encoded by the coding sequence ATGGCCTCGCTCCTCAACCCGTATCTGAGCTTCGACGGGAACGCACGGCAGGCGCTGGAGTTCTACAAGGAGGTCTTCGGCGGTGAGCTGCGGCTCAACACGTACGGGGACTTCGGGCAGGCCGGAGCCGGCCACGCCGACAAGATCATGCACGCCATGCTGGCGAGTCCCGCCGGCCACACCCTCATGGGCGCCGACATGCCGCCGGGCATGAGCCACGCCCCGGGCAACAACTTCGCCGTGAGCCTCAGCGGTGACGACGAGTCCGCGCTGCGCGGCTACTGGGAGAAGCTGTCCGACGGCGGCTCGGTGGCCGTACCGCTGGAGAAGCAGATGTGGGGGGACGTGTTCGGGATGTGCACGGACCGCTTCGGCATCCCCTGGATGGTCGACATCACCCGGTCCGAGGGCTGA
- a CDS encoding Gfo/Idh/MocA family protein has product MRIGLLGTGPWARAVHAPALSGHPGLEFAGVWGRRPDAAGELAGLHGIRAYEDVGALLADVDAVAVALPPAVQADLAVRAARAGCHLLLDKPLAPTVAQGRAVVGAAEEAGVASVVFFTTRFQPGPEAWITEQAGVGGWFTGRAQWLGAVFTSEGNPFADSPWRREKGALWDVGPHALSVLLPVLGAPRRVTAAAYGPGDTVHLVLDHAGGASSSLTLSLTAPPAAAGAMVELRGAAGVTVLPEATEGAVPALTRAADALLAAARTGTPHPCDAAFALRVTEVLASAETLLHSGTR; this is encoded by the coding sequence ATGCGGATCGGACTGCTCGGCACCGGACCCTGGGCGCGGGCGGTGCACGCCCCCGCGCTGAGCGGACACCCCGGCCTCGAGTTCGCGGGCGTGTGGGGCCGCCGGCCCGACGCCGCCGGGGAGCTGGCCGGGCTGCACGGCATCCGGGCGTACGAGGACGTCGGGGCGCTCCTCGCCGACGTGGACGCCGTCGCCGTGGCGCTGCCGCCCGCGGTGCAGGCGGACCTCGCCGTGCGCGCGGCGCGGGCCGGGTGCCATCTGCTGCTCGACAAGCCGCTCGCGCCGACCGTGGCGCAGGGGCGGGCGGTGGTCGGGGCGGCCGAGGAGGCCGGGGTCGCCTCCGTGGTCTTCTTCACCACCCGCTTCCAGCCCGGCCCGGAGGCTTGGATCACCGAACAGGCGGGCGTGGGCGGCTGGTTCACCGGGCGGGCGCAGTGGCTCGGTGCGGTGTTCACCTCCGAGGGCAATCCGTTCGCCGACTCCCCGTGGCGGCGGGAGAAGGGCGCCCTGTGGGACGTCGGCCCGCACGCCCTGTCCGTGCTGCTCCCGGTGCTGGGCGCCCCGCGGCGGGTCACGGCCGCCGCGTACGGTCCCGGGGACACCGTGCATCTCGTGCTCGACCACGCGGGCGGCGCGTCGAGCAGCCTCACCCTGAGCCTGACCGCTCCCCCGGCGGCGGCCGGGGCGATGGTCGAGCTGCGCGGTGCGGCCGGGGTCACCGTGCTGCCCGAGGCCACGGAGGGCGCGGTCCCGGCGCTCACCCGGGCCGCGGACGCCCTCCTCGCCGCGGCCCGCACCGGCACCCCGCACCCCTGCGACGCGGCGTTCGCCCTCCGGGTGACGGAGGTGCTGGCCTCGGCGGAGACGCTGCTGCACAGCGGGACACGCTGA
- a CDS encoding glycoside hydrolase family 64 protein yields MTPRHQRAVGRRKVLFALGGAAVALPAAAAIAPHALADQSGGQGAGTNAAGALPLTIVNGSGSFGNANVHVYIVGNADGRQVRVTPEGTVVPVAASDNGPDGFTDYAIGLSGSGETKLSLPYMSGRIYVSLGEKLKFKVVTDGDGNAALQYPAGWVTSDPNYGVLHDCAEFTYNSSGMFCNTTMVDMFSVPMGIRLTGAKDQTTGTVREGGRAAAFAAVKQVEAFSRLVVDDTRIIAPGHGLDAGLFAKDYLAPYIDEVWSTYTGRDLRVTTNAGTFTGRVRGDRFTFDGPAQVSFGKPSTRDVLFCDGALAAPNDGTTGPVAAVLGAGFNRSTLLSHPDQPTTDASVFYRTELTNHYAKAVHSATEDGRAYGFAFDDVADFASYIQDTAPTGLRLTLSAF; encoded by the coding sequence ATGACTCCTCGTCACCAGCGCGCCGTCGGCCGCCGCAAGGTCCTCTTCGCCCTCGGCGGTGCCGCCGTGGCCCTCCCCGCGGCGGCGGCCATCGCTCCGCACGCCCTCGCGGACCAGTCCGGCGGGCAGGGCGCCGGCACCAACGCGGCGGGCGCACTGCCGCTGACGATCGTCAACGGCAGCGGCTCCTTCGGCAACGCGAACGTGCACGTCTACATCGTGGGCAACGCGGACGGCCGTCAGGTCCGGGTCACCCCCGAGGGCACCGTCGTCCCGGTCGCCGCGTCCGACAACGGCCCCGACGGCTTCACCGACTACGCGATCGGCCTGTCGGGCAGCGGCGAGACCAAGCTGTCCCTGCCGTACATGTCCGGCCGGATCTACGTCTCGCTCGGCGAGAAGCTGAAGTTCAAGGTCGTCACGGACGGCGACGGCAACGCGGCTCTGCAGTACCCGGCCGGCTGGGTCACGTCCGACCCCAACTACGGCGTGCTGCACGACTGCGCCGAGTTCACCTACAACTCCTCGGGCATGTTCTGCAACACGACGATGGTCGACATGTTCAGCGTGCCGATGGGGATCCGGCTCACCGGCGCCAAGGACCAGACGACGGGCACCGTGCGCGAGGGCGGCCGCGCGGCCGCGTTCGCCGCCGTCAAGCAGGTGGAGGCGTTCTCCCGGCTCGTCGTGGACGACACCCGGATCATCGCCCCGGGCCACGGGCTGGACGCCGGCCTGTTCGCGAAGGACTACCTCGCCCCGTACATCGACGAGGTGTGGAGCACCTACACGGGACGGGACCTCAGGGTCACCACCAACGCCGGCACCTTCACCGGGCGGGTCCGCGGAGACCGGTTCACCTTCGACGGGCCCGCCCAGGTCTCCTTCGGCAAGCCGTCGACGCGGGACGTCCTCTTCTGCGACGGCGCGCTCGCCGCCCCCAACGACGGCACGACCGGCCCGGTCGCCGCGGTACTGGGCGCCGGATTCAACCGTTCCACCCTGCTCAGCCACCCCGACCAGCCGACCACCGACGCCTCGGTGTTCTACCGGACCGAGCTCACCAACCACTACGCGAAGGCCGTCCACTCGGCCACCGAGGACGGCAGGGCCTACGGTTTCGCCTTCGACGACGTGGCCGACTTCGCCTCGTACATCCAGGACACGGCGCCCACCGGCCTGCGTCTGACGCTCTCGGCGTTCTAG
- a CDS encoding DUF5709 domain-containing protein — translation MGTEPMGDDAYQPTGTNEEQQDAAPLDMQDAVDERTYDDTLDEGYSPPEKPLGVTKYGTTASEQHEGETLDQRLSQEVPDEPAPAGDGVGDLAGGDGEPVDPEAGSGRAGRLVAPDEGARADTTKETVAEDVGVDGGAAGAEEAAVHVVDDETELPEDPDRT, via the coding sequence ATGGGCACCGAACCGATGGGGGACGACGCGTACCAGCCCACCGGGACCAACGAGGAGCAGCAGGACGCCGCGCCGCTCGACATGCAGGACGCCGTCGACGAACGGACCTACGACGACACCCTCGACGAGGGCTACTCCCCGCCGGAGAAGCCCCTCGGCGTGACCAAGTACGGCACCACGGCCTCGGAGCAGCACGAGGGGGAGACCCTCGACCAGCGGCTGTCCCAGGAGGTGCCGGACGAGCCCGCGCCCGCCGGGGACGGAGTGGGCGACCTGGCCGGCGGGGACGGCGAACCGGTCGATCCCGAGGCGGGCAGCGGCCGGGCCGGACGGCTGGTCGCCCCGGACGAGGGCGCGCGTGCCGACACCACGAAGGAGACCGTCGCCGAGGACGTCGGCGTCGACGGAGGGGCCGCCGGCGCGGAGGAGGCCGCGGTGCACGTCGTGGACGACGAGACGGAGCTTCCGGAGGACCCGGACAGAACCTGA